One stretch of Leishmania braziliensis MHOM/BR/75/M2904 complete genome, chromosome 6 DNA includes these proteins:
- a CDS encoding putative nuclear transport factor 2 protein(NFT2), giving the protein MEQGAFNDVAKKALEFRNRYYKMLDDPQDRLNVAGLYAPDVPMVCEWNGHPLATVDDVRNYIGALPKTWHQIDMVDAQPLPDNQDGDSFLLTVHGTVTYNDEHRREFYQRMVIRRLEQRYYILNDYYRWLSERSQ; this is encoded by the coding sequence ATGGAGCAGGGCGCCTTTAACGATGTCGCCAAGAAGGCACTGGAGTTCCGTAACAGGTACTATAAAATGCTGGACGACCCTCAGGACCGCCTAAACGTGGCGGGCCTGTACGCCCCCGACGTGCCAATGGTGTGCGAGTGGAACGGACACCCGCTCGCCACGGTGGACGACGTGCGTAACTACATTGGTGCTCTGCCAAAGACGTGGCACCAGATCGACATGGTGGACGCGCAACCACTACCCGACAACCAAGACGGCGACTCCTTCCTGCTCACGGTCCACGGTACGGTCACATACAACGACGAGCACCGCCGGGAGTTCTACCAGCGCATGGTCATTCGCCGCCTCGAGCAGCGCTACTACATCCTGAACGACTACTACCGCTGGCTGAGCGAGCGCTCGCAGTGA
- a CDS encoding putative protein kinase — MNQSPAAQGGEKMQNMSNARRGETSEDYARHKAAASRAFVENHYQSLLANRRNGVGRAVGPRQKEPSFADFHLFKCIGRGAFGEVFVCKYKSDKTDTLYALKRLRKSDMIIKKQVIHVRSEKDVLAEAAASNPWVVHLYRSFQDALYLYMVMEYMPGGDMISWLCDKGIFDVESSRFYIAELCAAVASVHDMGFVHRDIKPDNILFGESGHIKLSDFGLSKRFVEKRGNLLDYDDQPSSSSGVEALTDERSMHASRMDAPPESLSGDSADANIAHSRVRGMFQSIVGSPGYIAPEILLRKSYGVGCDWWSVGVIMYEMLYGIPPFFSQNPNSTCHKIKNWREHLTFPPHSHIPEDAVDFMKRLICEPEKRMTYEEICRHDFLKSVDMNGLLQLQAPYVPVLSNRLDTKYFPEIKEPSAPMQLSEEQKVREVDPRGVMFADFRFNYSGGQSGSAST, encoded by the coding sequence ATGAACCAGAGTCCTGCCGCGCAGGGCGGTGAAAAGATGCAGAACATGTCGAACGCGCGCCGCGGTGAGACGTCCGAGGACTACGCGCGCCACAAGGCGGCCGCCAGTCGGGCGTTTGTGGAGAACCACTACCAAAGCCTCCTCGCGAACAGGCGCAACGGCGTCGGACGCGCGGTTGGTCCGCGGCAGAAGGAGCCGTCTTTTGCCGACTTCCACCTCTTCAAGTGCATCGGCCGCGGCGCCTTTGGTGAGGTGTTCGTGTGTAAGTATAAGAGCGACAAGACCGACACCCTCTACGCCCTGAAGCGGCTGCGGAAGTCCGATATGATCATCAAGAAGCAAGTCATCCACGTCCGCTCGGAGAAAGACGTACtggccgaggcggcggcgtcaaACCCGTGGGTGGTGCACCTCTACCGGAGCTTTCAGGATGCTCTTTACCTTTACATGGTGATGGAGTACATGCCGGGCGGCGACATGATCTCGTGGCTGTGCGACAAGGGGATCTTCGACGTGGAGAGCTCGCGCTTCTACATTGCGGagctctgcgctgctgtggcaagTGTGCACGACATGGGGTTTGTGCACCGCGACATCAAACCAGACAACATCCTCTTTGGAGAATCGGGACACATTAAGCTGAGCGACTTCGGCCTCTCCAAGCGCTTCGTAGAGAAGCGCGGCAATCTGCTCGACTACGACGACCAACCGTCCTCGTCGAGCGGCGTCGAAGCGTTGACAGACGAGAGGAGCATGCACGCCTCAAGGATGGACGCGCCGCCAGAGTCGCTCTCTGGAGACAGTGCTGACGCCAACATCGCACACAGCCGCGTTCGCGGGATGTTCCAGTCCATCGTGGGAAGCCCCGGCTACATCGCGCCGGAGATCCTCCTGCGCAAGTCGTACGGTGTCGGGTGTGACTGGTGGTCGGTTGGCGTTATCATGTACGAGATGTTGTACGGCATACCGCCCTTCTTCTCGCAGAACCCCAACTCGACGTGCCACAAAATCAAGAACTGGCGGGAGCACCTCACCTTCCCCCCGCATTCTCATATTCCTGAGGACGCGGTGGATTTTATGAAGCGGCTCATTTGCGAGCCGGAGAAGCGCATGACGTACGAGGAGATATGCCGTCATGACTTCCTCAAGTCCGTCGACATGAACGGTCTGCTCCAGCTGCAGGCGCCCTATGTGCCGGTCCTCTCCAACCGCCTGGACACCAAATACTTCCCTGAGATTAAGGAGCCCAGTGCGCCGATGCAGCTGAGCGAAGAGCAGAAGGTGCGCGAGGTGGACCCCCGCGGCGTCATGTTTGCCGACTTTCGCTTCAACTACAGCGGCGGACAATCCGGCTCAGCAAGCACGTGA